In one Diabrotica virgifera virgifera chromosome 7, PGI_DIABVI_V3a genomic region, the following are encoded:
- the LOC126888086 gene encoding uncharacterized protein LOC126888086, with translation MSICCRYVLESGIRERFLGFVQLTKLDALALANKIQYFLNHIGLNIQLCVSQSYDGASVMSGKFSGVQALVREITRNPCPYVHCHAHRLNLVLVDVSKRVQSVGDTIGLLEAIYAFQSASTLRNELFSFEVKTKSGTKKLKVPQHSDTRYVSKYKGVNFFKTQFSSIVVALQKCAQNKAKPREAAEAKGLLTQFRSFDVIYFLVCLDEILCYLNILSKQLQSLNIDIGKSLRLIKATIESLCKMRTDDKFEELYKKAQDIFQVQGSVSDFSVENRPIRKQTPSSSLSDFLVFETTGKGKSTCNDESVSKKTQFKAELFSIVDNISEEMEKRFSENSSLLACISSCNPNSQNFLDPKELCSFAKFWGKDEEFCIQLKAQCDLGKSMFSKCKSTEDLYKELFSFGSFNELRYIVSVVLVMPVSSATAERSFSSMRRIKNCLRSTMMGQRLHSLGVISIERELSYNLLCHPEIVVDEFAAQKGRRLKFLLK, from the coding sequence ATGAGCATTTGCTGCCGATACGTTTTAGAATCAGGGATAAGAGAACGATTTCTTGGTTTTGTACAATTGACTAAGCTGGACGCATTAGCTCTGGcaaacaaaatacaatattttttaaaccacATCGGGCTTAATATTCAGCTCTGTGTCAGCCAGTCTTACGACGGAGCATCCGTTATGTCTGGAAAATTTTCCGGTGTACAGGCATTAGTGAGGGAAATCACGAGAAACCCCTGCCCATATGTGCACTGTCATGCTCACAGGCTCAACCTAGTTCTTGTCGATGTAAGTAAACGTGTACAGTCCGTTGGTGATACTATCGGCCTGTTAGAAGCAATATATGCTTTCCAGTCTGCTTCAACTTTACGCAATGAATTGTTCTCATTTGAAGTAAAAACTAAAAGTGGGACCAAGAAGTTGAAAGTTCCCCAGCATAGCGATACAAGATATGTCTCAAAGTACAAAGGAGTTAACTTTTTCAAAACCCAGTTTAGCTCAATTGTAGTGGCACTGCAAAAATGTGCTCAAAATAAAGCTAAGCCAAGAGAAGCTGCAGAAGCTAAAGGCCTCCTCACCCAATTTCGTTCTTTTGATGTAATTTATTTTCTTGTTTGCTTAGACGAAATTTTATGCTACCTAAACATACTTTCCAAGCAACTACAGTCATTAAACATTGACATTGGGAAAAGCTTAAGACTTATTAAAGCAACAATAGAAAGTCTATGTAAGATGCGAACAGATGACAAGTTTGAAGAGTTATACAAAAAAGCTCAAGACATTTTTCAAGTTCAAGGAAGTGTGAGTGACTTTAGTGTGGAAAACAGACCTATAAGAAAGCAGACGCCATCCAGCAGTCTATCTGACTTTTTAGTTTTTGAAACTACCGGAAAAGGGAAATCAACGTGCAATGATGAAAGTGTTTCTAAAAAAACTCAATTTAAAGCAGAACTCTTTAGCATAGTTGATAATATTtcagaagaaatggaaaagagaTTCTCAGAAAATTCAAGTCTTCTAGCTTGCATATCATCATGTAATCCAAACTCACAAAATTTTCTGGATCCAAAAGAATTGTGTTCCTTTGCTAAATTTTGGGGAAAAGATGAAGAGTTTTGCATTCAACTAAAAGCACAGTGTGACTTAGGCAAATCTATGTTTTCCAAATGTAAAAGTACAGAAGATCTGTATAAAGAGCTTTTTTCCTTCGGTTCATTCAATGAGTTGAGATATATAGTGTCCGTTGTTCTAGTGATGCCTGTAAGTTCGGCGACAGCTGAAAGAAGTTTCTCATCGATGAGACGAATTAAAAACTGCTTAAGATCTACAATGATGGGGCAAAGACTTCACAGTTTGGGAGTGATTTCAATAGAACGAGAACTTAGCTACAATCTCCTATGTCACCCTGAAATTGTTGTAGACGAATTCGCCGCTCAAAAAGGGAGAAGACTAAAGTTCCTTTTAAAATGA